Proteins from a single region of Choloepus didactylus isolate mChoDid1 chromosome 10, mChoDid1.pri, whole genome shotgun sequence:
- the LOC119504958 gene encoding glutamine synthetase-like, producing MATSASSHLNKGVKQVYMALPQGEKVQAMYIWIDGTGEGLHCKTRTLDSEPKCVEKLPEWNFDGSSTFQSEGSNSDMYLTPVAMFGDPFRKDPNKLVFCEVFKYNQKPAETNLRHSCKQIMDMVSNHHPWFGMEQEYTLMGTDGHPFSWPSNGFPGPQGPYYCGVGADRAYGRDIVEAHYRACLYAGIKIAGTNAEAMPAQWEFQIGPCEGIDMGDHLWVARFILHWVCEDFGVIATFDPKPIPGNWNGAGCHTNFSTKATREENGLKYTEESIEKLSKRHQYHIHAYDPKGGLDNARHLTGFNETSYINDFSAGVANRGASIRIPWMVGQEKKGYFEDRHPSANCNPFGVTEALIRTCLLNETGDEPFQYKN from the coding sequence ATGGCCACCTCAGCAAGTTCCCACTTGAACAAAGGCGTCAAGCAGGTATACATGGCTCTGCCCCAGGGCGAGAAAGTCCAGGCCATGTATATCTGGATTGATGGCACTGGAGAAGGACTGCACTGTAAGACCCGCACCCTGGACAGTGAACCCAAGTGTGTAGAAAAGCTGCCTGAGTGGAATTTTGATGGCTCTAGTACTTTTCAGTCTGAAGGCTCCAACAGTGACATGTATCTCACCCCTGTTGCCATGTTTGGGGACCCTTTCCGCAAGGACCCCAACAAGCTGGTGTTCTGTGAAGTCTTCAAGTACAACCAAAAGCCTGCAGAGACCAATTTAAGGCACTCCTGTAAACAGATAATGGACATGGTGAGCAACCATCACCCGTGGTTTGGAATGGAGCAGGAATATACCCTGATGGGGACAGATGGACACCCCTTCAGCTGGCCTTCCAATGGCTTCCCTGGGCCCCAAGGCCCGTATTACTGTGGAGTGGGAGCAGACAGAGCCTATGGCAGAGACATCGTGGAGGCCCACTACCGGGCCTGCTTGTACGCCGGCATCAAGATCGCGGGAACGAATGCTGAGGCCATGCCTGCCCAGTGGGAATTCCAGATAGGACCCTGTGAAGGCATCGACATGGGAGATCATCTCTGGGTGGCCCGTTTCATCTTGCATTGGGTATGTGAAGACTTTGGCGTGATAGCGACCTTTGATCCTAAGCCCATTCCTGGGAACTGGAACGGTGCTGGCTGCCATACCAACTTCAGCACCAAGGCCACGCGAGAAGAGAATGGTCTGAAGTACACTGAGGAATCCATCGAGAAACTAAGCAAGCGGCACCAGTACCACATCCATGCCTATGATCCCAAGGGGGGCCTTGACAACGCCCGGCACCTAACTGGATTCAACGAAACCTCCTACATCAATGATTTCTCTGCTGGTGTAGCCAACCGTGGCGCCAGCATCCGCATTCCCTGGATGGTTGGCCAGGAGAAGAAGGGCTACTTTGAAGACCGCCACCCCTCTGCCAACTGTAACCCCTTTGGGGTGACAGAAGCCCTCATACGCACGTGTCTGCTCAACGAGACTGGCGACGAGCCCTTCCAGTATAAGAACTAA